Part of the Fusarium musae strain F31 chromosome 3, whole genome shotgun sequence genome, agagCCTAAAAGCCCTCTCTTGGAATTCGTCTATTACAGCCTTGGCTTTCCGTCTTcatctctttatatataatattccATCTGTGGTCAAGTGCTAACAAATTCATCTACAGAGAGCCTTTGTATTCTTTGCCAAGTGAGCACAGGTCACGTTATACTATGTATTATTCCAAAACTTGCCGAAACCATCATGATCTTTTACCACTATGCAGTGGTATGGTTCTCGATCTGGATCCCAAGCTCAGTAGGTGGCCAAAGTGAACTCCTTTCGCCAGTACCAGTGACTGAGTGTCTCTCGTCTGGACTTTGGTCCTATCAGTGGCAGTCACAGTTCCAGTGGCAGTGGTAAGAGCGAAGGCATCATCCTGGTAAAGAGCATGTTCAAGCTCGACTTCTGTTCCGTCCCTCTATCACATCAAGTCCGAGGCCTCTTCagctctttcttttctttcttcttacaAGAACTTCGAGATTACTTACTCTATAGCCTGGGACATTCACCAAGTCTGTAGTCTTTCAAGATAAACTCGACTTTCAACTGCATCCTTCTTTCACccactctcatcatcttcataccTGGCTAACATAATAGCCAGAATCAATCATACTTAAGGCCACAAGCAACTGCCGACTTATTTCAGAATACCCCCCGAAAGAATTCCCATATACCAGCACCTACTATCAACCACAAACCCCAAGCAACATGCCTAAACAGGAGCACTTCTGGCCTAATCTCAAGGCCCTCGCCGAGAACAACGGGATCGCCAATCTGGAGACTCTCGGGCTGGAGTGTGTCGTCTGCACAGATTCCTTCCACTACCGAGGCCCAAGCGATGATGAAATTCAGACTCCGCGTCGTCCTCGTGTCCTTCCCTGCGGCCACATTCTGTGTGCTAGATGCCTGCTCGCATACTATGACACAGGTGACTCCCGCTGCCCTATCTGTCGCACGGAACTTATGCATGACTGTGGCCACGCTCACACCGGCATGCCTCTGCCCTTGATTCCAGTTAACATGGGCAAGCTGCCTCCTGTCCTGGCCCAAGGCGGCGGTATGCCACGAGGATGTGGCCCCTGTGGCATCCTGGGTCTGCAGGGACTCTTTGAACGGGAACTGCGCAGCAGCCCAGATATTGCagaggagctcaagggcgAGTACTTGGGTATTGGCATCACGCTCTACAACACTGATGAGTACTACTCGCGGGAGATTATTGGACCTGTTCTCGAAATCGAAGCTCCTACCTGCATCAAGAATATGATCAGCGAGATTGTCGACTACGCGGTCCGATCGCAGCGACGAAACCAGGTTTGGTTGGAAGCGGACTTTAGCTCCATGAAGATTCGGGTGCTTCACTTCAAGCCTGAGCTTCTGTCACAGGTGGAAGAGCCCCCTGCAGAGCAAGAGATGGCACCCCAAGATGACAACTGATGGCcatgagagaaaagaggtTTTTTGTGACGAATAAAACGTGTGATTCGGGAAGGCTTTGGTTCCTAGCCCAGGTAGAGGATGACCGGACTTTAGACGATGATACCCCTCAAGAGAAATTTCTTGACTCTGTGCCAGACAAATAGATTCGTAGACATCGGTTGCTATGTAATTAGGTACCTTGAATAAAATCATGCATTCAGGAACTGTAGGTTCCGATGTAAGAGCGTTTTCCCATTTGTCCTTACAAGTAACTAAGCAAGTAAATGAGACTATCCTCATGGAGTAAGGAAACTCAAGACATTGAAAAAGGATGCCAAATGTATTTTGTTAAAGAGACCCTCAAACTTGGTCCAACTTGCCTGGTTTAAATAAGACTGAAGTCCTAGGTTTACTTTCTTCATTCACCCTGCTCAAATATCGCTTTCTTGTGATATGGAGTACCAAAACTGTGCCGTGTCTACCTTTATTGGCGATAAGGTGTTGTTCTTTCTATCATAGAGCAAGAGAAAATATACAGTCACTTATGTTCAAATATCTCAGAAGCCATGTTTCTTTGTGACTTGGCAAGTCAATCTATCCCTGTGAGTATATCTAAATGTCTCGATAACAAAGGACGCCATCGATTCTCAAATGCCCCGAGTACCCTCAACGACACTCACCTCAACTGTCCCCAGAAACAGGAGACGAGATATCGTCCTTATACCCACTTCGCAAGCTTCTACTCCTCAACCCTTCCCTCCGCATCTTCCCTACCTCTCCGAACGAGCCTAGCAATATCAGAACTGAATCGGTAACCACGAAGCACAACCCCACCAACAAGTGGGAGACCAGCCAAGGCGTAGAGTCTAGGATGCTCGATCCTAAACCTTTGAAATGCCGACTGCATCTCCTCCGCTTCAAGATCTATATTATCAAAAATGATTCCCATCAACCAGTCTTGGAGTGCGGCACTTTCCTTATACTTCTTGAAAGCCTCAACACCGGTGAACGCCTCGGCTAGCTCGAGTGCATCCCTACGAGCATGGGCAAGTCTACCAGGATGAGTGATGTCACGTGTGTGCCACTTCGCTATGGAAAAAAACTCTAGCTGGCCTCTTCGATGCCGCAAGAGATCGTGGTCCTCGGGATAGGACTTGCAAAGAGCAAGTTGAAAGTCAAAGGGGGAGATGTCATCCTCTGGAGCACGAGGCCCATCCCATGCCTCGGCGAGGCTGTCTCCCGCAATTCTAAAGAATTCCATAAGCTCTGGCGATATTGGCAACAGTTTGATCTCTTCAGAGCAGTCAGATTCGATTCGAACATCCCAGTCGTCGCGTTTCACAGCTCTAACTCGCAACATATGTCCGTCTTTGATCAACGGTGCGGGATCATGTATGTAGAGAGCGATACTTCTCAATCCATTGACCAAGATAGACAATAGACAGAAGGCGCAAGCACCCTTTTCTTTGGAGAGTTCATCCTTCAATTTATCCAAAAGGCCCTCGTCTTGATGCTGAGTGGGATCGAATAGCGTCTCCTTGTCCGGGCACCCACATACTCTGCCTTTAAGCTCAAAGCGACAGACAGGGCATTTGTAAGGGACGCCATTAGATCGGTTGTACTCCCTGTACTCTTTGACACAAGGTGGACAGAACATATGGCCGCAGGGGAAAATGATGGCACTGCAGGTCTTGTCCTCTGGGCTACTCATCTTGTCTTGACACATGCCACATTCGATCTCTAGGCGCTCGATAGCTGTGGGgtcattgttgatgattttTACAAGCTCTGGATAGTAGGCTGCGGTGATAGGATCTCTGCTAGAAGACATTTCGAGAGACTGGTCACTGTTAGTTGGCATGGTTTGATAGTATTTCTGGTGGCTGATGGATGGGTGGAAGAAGTTCCTTGCTACAGAGTATCCAGAGGtaagttagtattatataccttttcAAATCAAGGCTTATAACATATCGCTGTCACTGAACATAGCCATTGTGCGGCTGGAGACTTCACGCTCATGATACTGAACGGCTCTTCATCTATTGATCTAGCAGGACCTTTGTTAGCACATAAGCATACGAGGCCTTGCACAATAGGCTTGTTGAAGGAACAGATAGCAGCTAGCTATGTTCTTTAAGAGCATGATCATCAACTCTATTCCTGCACTGTGAGAGTATTTGTCCTCTTCTCAGCAAAGTAGCGTTATTCTGCTATTGAGCAGAGACTGGGTATCTGATGATAAGGTTCTAACAGTATTTCATGCTGTGTTCATGATATAGGCATCACTAGAACTTGCTGGCCGTAAAAGGGGGAGGCTCTAGTTAGTGTAGGATACTGATAAATAACCCTATTCACAAGACAGCTAAGAAGAATTGGAGGCAACCACAGGCTATGCCTTTCATGCATCATCTCTATAGATCTTTTACATACACATATTCGAAGTTTGAAGAGTCTTATGCAAAGAATATCATAGACTTCAACGGTAAGACCACCGGGTCATCTGGTTATAATGCATTCACCTTGGAAACATAACAATGAGTACAGCAGTTTATTCCTTGATCCATTACTGGATATCTGTATGAAGCGAGGTAAGTCATCTACTACGCTTTCCTTACCTTGGCTACCTTACTTGCCTTTTCTTCAAACTATGTACATATCTGGcaactcatcttcatcatctccatcttctacGTCCacctcttcagcttcattgtCCTCTATTCTCTGAAAGACACTTTCTCTTTCACGCTCTGCTCGCTCGTATATCTGTTTTCGAACATTCTCATCTGACCAAACATCGCGCAGATCGAAAGCAAGGCTCAAAAGCATAAGTTTCCGGTTACCACCCCAATGGTCTCGC contains:
- a CDS encoding hypothetical protein (EggNog:ENOG41), with translation MPKQEHFWPNLKALAENNGIANLETLGLECVVCTDSFHYRGPSDDEIQTPRRPRVLPCGHILCARCLLAYYDTGDSRCPICRTELMHDCGHAHTGMPLPLIPVNMGKLPPVLAQGGGMPRGCGPCGILGLQGLFERELRSSPDIAEELKGEYLGIGITLYNTDEYYSREIIGPVLEIEAPTCIKNMISEIVDYAVRSQRRNQVWLEADFSSMKIRVLHFKPELLSQVEEPPAEQEMAPQDDN
- a CDS encoding hypothetical protein (EggNog:ENOG41), which translates into the protein MPTNSDQSLEMSSSRDPITAAYYPELVKIINNDPTAIERLEIECGMCQDKMSSPEDKTCSAIIFPCGHMFCPPCVKEYREYNRSNGVPYKCPVCRFELKGRVCGCPDKETLFDPTQHQDEGLLDKLKDELSKEKGACAFCLLSILVNGLRSIALYIHDPAPLIKDGHMLRVRAVKRDDWDVRIESDCSEEIKLLPISPELMEFFRIAGDSLAEAWDGPRAPEDDISPFDFQLALCKSYPEDHDLLRHRRGQLEFFSIAKWHTRDITHPGRLAHARRDALELAEAFTGVEAFKKYKESAALQDWLMGIIFDNIDLEAEEMQSAFQRFRIEHPRLYALAGLPLVGGVVLRGYRFSSDIARLVRRGREDAEGRVEE